ATACGATTGTTGCCTCATAACCTCCGCGTCGAGGCACATGAAAGCCACTTTCATAAAGTAAACTTGCATATATCTCATCGCACAAAGGGGTAAACATGAGGGCAATGCCATCGACCGCAGTGAAAGCGCACAACCGCAGTGCCATGGCCCAGTATCTGTATGGCCATAGCCATGTCACCAAGCAGGAACTGGAACGCGAACTCGGCCTCAGCCTGCCCACCATCACCCAAAATCTGCACGCACTAGAAGATGACGGACTCATCCGCAAAGGCGAACTGCAGGATTCCACCGGCGGGCGCAAGGCGCAAAATTATGAGTTCAATCCCGATCATCGCACTGCCATCGGGGTAGTGATGCGGTCCAACGAACTGCGCCTGTGCGCGATTAACCTGTACGGCAACGTCATCGAAAAACGCAACGATGCCCTGCCTTACCGCAACACCAACGTTTACTACCAGCGTATCGGCGGCATCATCAACAACTTCGCCGCCGACGTCGAAAAGAAGCACGGCAAGGTGCTCGGCGTCTCGTTCGCCATCCAAGGCATCCTCTCCCCCGACGCCACCACCATCATCTTCGGCACCATTATGGGCAACACTGGGCTCACGCTCGAAACCATCAGCCAATCGGTCCATTACCCGTGCATGATGATCCACGATTCCGATGCCTCAGCCATGGCCGAACTCTGGTTCGACTCCACGCTCACCGATGCGGTGTGCGTCTATCTGGAGCGACGCCCGGGCGGCGCGGTGATCGCGGGGGGCAAACTGTATCAAGGCCCGAACCAGTGCAACGGCGCCATCGAACACATGACGCTGGTGCCGGGCGGCCGCGAATGCTACTGCGGCCAGCGCGGTTGCATGGACACCTACTGCTCGCCGGAGACCTTGCCCGAGGATTACGAAAGCATTCCCGGCTTCTTCAGCGTGCTTGAGCAGGGCGAACGGCATCATCGCGAGCGCATGGATGAGTGGCTGGATTACGTGGCGCAGGCCATCGTCAACGCGCGATCCATCATCGCGGGCGACGTGATTGTCGGCGGTGAAGCAGCCCAGCATCTTGAAGACAGCGACATCGAGGATCTGAAGACGCGCGTCATCGCACGCAGCCCGTTCGGCACCGACCATTTCAATCTGCGCAAGAGCTACTGCGCCGAAGATCAGAACATCATCGGTGCCGCGTTGCGGTTCGCCGAGAATTATCTCGACGGCATCTGCGGTGCTGCGGAACGCGGCAGGAAATCAAGGGCTTCCACCAAAAGTGACAACACGTCTACAATGGAGGTATGAAAAACCCACCGTTGCATCGTTACGCCACTCGCCCAGGGCTGTACTTCACTGACGACGGTGGGGCTGACGTCGTTGTTCGTTCCGAAACTGCCGATCAGGTTTGGCTATGCGTACTGGAGCCCATTGATGAGCCCAGCGCTTTCTTCCAAGACGCCATCCGCCTGTTCGAGGACCCGAATATCTCCTTTATCCAGCAGATTCATGAGTTCCCGGTATGCACACGCATTATCGAACATTTGTATCTGCGCGAGACCTTGTTCCGCATGACCGGGCCGAACTACGGCCTGTGGTACGTGCACCTGCCCAAAGCATGGGACGGCATGCGTTATGGCTACCGCGTGGACGGCGCATGGGACCCGAAACACGGCGTGCGCTTCAATCCATACAAATTCCTGCTTGACCCGTATGGCAAGGGCATCGACGGCTCCATGGAGCTCACCCCCGCCGCCTTCTCCTATGAATGCGATGTCGTGGACCGCAAGGTAATCGGCTCGGCATACGGTGCCATGAGCACCGTAGACTCGCTCGGCCATATGCCGGTGTCCGTGGCCATCGACGATCGCGATACCCATAAGCATGAGGGCGACCCGCAGCACCCGCATGTGCCGTGGCGCAAAACCGTCATCTATGAGATGCACGTCAAAGGCTTCACCGCCAACGCACCGTGGCTGCCCGAATCATTGCGCGGCACGTACGCCGGACTCGCACACCCCACCACGCTCGCCTATCTGCAGGGTCTAGGCATCACATCCATCGAACTGCTGCCGATTATGGCCAAGCAGGACGAGCTCTTCCTGCAAGAACACGGCCGCAAGAACTACTGGGGCTACTCCACCCTCAGCTACTTCGCCCCCGAACCCTCCTACGCCACTAAAGCCGCCCAGGAGAAGGGCGCGGCCGCCGTGCGCCAAGAAGTCATAGACATGGTGCGCGCACTGCACGAGGCCGGCTTCGAAGTCATCATGGACGTGGTCTACAACCACACATGCGAAGGCGGCGTCGAAGGCCCGACGGTCTGCTGGCGCGGCCTCGACGACCTGGCCTACTATCGCCATCAAAAATCCAATACCGGCCGACTCGAAGACACCACCGGTTGCGGCAATACGCTGGACTTCACCAACACGCATGTGGTCACCTTTGCCATCGACTCATTACGATACTGGGCCAAGCGTATCGGCATAGACGGTTTCCGCTTCGACCTTGGCGTCACGCTGGCCCGCCTGGAAGGCGAATTCACCCATCATCACCCGTTCCTCTACGCCCTGCGTTCCGATCTGCTGCTGGGCAACCTGAAGCTCATTATGGAGCCGTGGGATCTGGGCAACCTCGGCTGGCGCACCGGCCAATTCTCCGTGCCGTTCGCCGAATGGAATGACCGCTTCCGCGATACGGCCCGCACCTTCTGGCTTGAGGATGTGGACGGCGGCTCCGATTTCGGGCGTATCAGTTTGCAGGAGATGGCCACGCGACTCTGCGGCTCGGCCGATCTGTTCGCCACCGAACCAGGGCGTGGCGCTCCGGCCTCCATCAATTTCGTGTCCTGCCACGACGGTTTCACGCTGACGGACCTCACCAGATACCGCTCCAAGCACAATGAAGCCAACGGCGAAAACAATAATGATGGCTCGTCGGTGAACCATTCCGCCAATTTCGGCGTCGAAGGCGTCACCGATGATCCAGACGTCATTGCGGCACGCGAACAGGCGGCCATGAACATGATCGGCATGCTGCTGCTCTCGCTGGGTACGCCGATGATGCTCGCCGGCGACGAATTCCGCAACACGCAGGACGGCAACAACAACGCCTACTGCCAAGACAACGACATCACGTGGCTGAAGTGGGATTGGATGTATTCCACCAACAAGACGCGCGAAATGCGCCGCTTGGAAACCGTGTCTCGACTGGTGGCGCTGCGTAAATCACTGGACCTGTATCACCACGAGGATTTCTTCACCCGACTGACCCAGATCGGCCTACTCAAGCCCTCAAGCCGCGTGCAGTGGTTCCTGCCCGACGGTACCACGCCGATGGAGCGTGACTGGTTCGATCTGGGCGTACGTAGCTTCACCATGCGATTGCTGTCCAACAGTGAGGTGGACGTGTGCATTGTGGTCAACGGCACCGCTGACGACCGCACATTCCGCCTGCCGCCAGACACCCACTGGACGCCTAAATGGTGCTCGGCCGAAATCAACGGCCGCCGAGCCGGGCATGGCACTCAGGTCGAGGAATGCGATTTGAACGGTGACACCACCGTCTGGACGCAGCATGTACCGGACGCCAGCGAGACAGTACTCAAGATGGTCGAAGAAGTGGCCATGCAGCGTACGGAATCCTCGACTGAGAATGAAGCGGATACCATCAAATTCGCGATGCCAGTAACAGATCACGCCGCAAACGGCACCTCGTCCGCGCCTCGGGATGAGGTATCAGCTGATATGCCCGATGCCCCTGTGGATGATACACCGGACACTCCCGTCGACGACAATGTCTGGACCATGCCGGCGCTGAGCATCACGCTGATGAAGCAGGTGTGAGTCACACTCAAGACAGCGCGACACAAACACAAAGGCTCTCCGCGGAATTCCGCGGAGAGCCTTTGTATGCTCGGTACAGGACAAGCGAAATTAACGCTTGGAGAACTGCGGGGCGCGACGTGCCTTGTGCAGACCAGCCTTCTTGCGCTCCACGACGCGAGCGTCGCGGGTCAGGAAGCCAGCCTTCTTCAGGGCGGCGCGGTTGGCATCACGATCGATGGCGTTCAGAGCGCGGGCAACGCCGAGGCGGATGGCGCCGGCCTGGCCGGTGGTGCCGCCGCCGTCAACGAGGACGATAGCGTCGAACTTGCCTTCGAGCTTGAGCAGAACGATCGGGGAGTTGACCTCACGCTGCAGCAGCTTGGAGGGGAAGTACTCCTCCAGAGTGCGGCCGTTGATGGTCCACTTGCCGTCACCCGGAACCAGACGGACACGGGCGACAGCCTCCTTGCGGCGACCGGTGCCGTAGCCCGGCTCAATCGCGGAGGTGCCGGTGCCAGCGCCAGCGTTGGTCTCGGTGGTGTAGTTGGTGAGCTCCTCTTCGGTCTCGACAACCTGGGAGTCGTTGGTGTTTTCAGCCATGATTCTTATCTCCTCTCAGGTTTCACTTGGCCTGCTGCGAGACCTGGGCGATCTCGAAGACCTGGGGCTTCTGCGGGGTGTGCGGGTGCTCGGCGCCACGGAAGATACGCAGGCGGTCGAGCTGCACCTTGGCCAGACGATTCTTCGGCAGCATGCCCTTGACAGCGTTCTTGATGATGCGCTCGGGGTTCTTCTCGAGCAGCTCGGCGTAGGAGTCACGACGCAGACCACCAGGACGGCCGGAGTGCGAGTAGAGTTCCTTGCCCATCTTGTTGCCAGTCAGAGCAATCTTGTCGGCATTGATGATGATCACGTGGTTGCCGGAATCGGCGTGCGGAGCGTAGGTCGGCTTGTTCTTGCCGCGCAGCAGGATTGCAGCCTGGGTGGCGAGACGGCCGAGCACCACGTCGGTGGCGTCGATGACGTACCAGTCATGAGTCAGATCAGCTGGCTTCGGAGTGAAAGTTTTCACTGGATTACCTTTTCTATATTGTGTTCCGGGTCTCAGCTGCTTGGTGTGGCTTGGTCAGGGCCGCATCCAAGAGGCGTCGAACCTCATTATCCGTGGGCTCCCTGAAAGTCCTCGATGGCGAGTGGGATAGCGCTTTGAAGGACCCCTTAGGGAAACACAACAATCCACTAGTATATCGCCGGGCTTGACATAGGGCAACTGGGGACACTCCATTGGGTTTATGGCTTCTCTTCCCCTATTTATGGTTTCTCTCCCACCCACTTCGGCTAACCGACTCACCTACGGTGAGGCAATTCCCTGCCTTCTCTCAGCTATCGCTTCTTTCAGGCCTCGTCTACGGACAGTCCACTGGACTGTCCGCTTAACGACTCGGCTCGTCAGAGGGAGGTAAAGCGGGTCAGGAATTGAAGATTTGGGCGAAGCGTTGGGCACCGGGGGTGTCGAAGAGGGTTTCGAGCGGTACCACGTTGCCCTTGGCGTCGGCCAGTGGGATGCGCCAGTTCGGGTATTCGTTGTTGGTGCCCGGCTGGTTCTGCGCACGCTTCTCCCCCACCGCGTCGGTGATCGAGGCGGCGAGCAGCTTGCACGGCGAACCCTTCAGTGCGTGGTACAGCGCGTCGACGATATCCGCCTCGTGATCCTCACGATGTTCGGCAAAGTCGGCATCAAGATAACCCTGCTCGACCAGCATGGCCAGCATCGCATCCTGCTCGGCCTTGGCGGAGGCTTCGAATTCCTCGGCCGGGCCGGTCAGCAAGCCCAGACGCTCACGAATCTTGACGTGCTCGTATTCCAGGTAACCGGCGGCCGGCGGCAAATCGTGCGTATTCACGGAGGCCAATGCATACGGACGCCACTGGGAGGGGGCGCGGAACACGCCGTCGCACTGCTCGAACCATTCAACGGCGCAACCGAGAATACCGTGGCTCGACAGGGAATCGGCCACATGGTCCGGCACCACGCCGAGGTCCTCACCTACGACCACGCCGCCGGCACGAGAGGCCTCGATGGCCAGAACGCCCAGCATGATGTCTGAGTCGTAGTACACGTAAGCGCCATCCATAGCCGAACGGTTCTCGGGAATCCACCACAGGCGGAACAGACCAAGGATGTGATCGATGCGCACCGCACCGGCACGGGCGAACATGCCATG
This DNA window, taken from Bifidobacterium longum subsp. longum JCM 1217, encodes the following:
- the glgX gene encoding glycogen debranching protein GlgX — its product is MKNPPLHRYATRPGLYFTDDGGADVVVRSETADQVWLCVLEPIDEPSAFFQDAIRLFEDPNISFIQQIHEFPVCTRIIEHLYLRETLFRMTGPNYGLWYVHLPKAWDGMRYGYRVDGAWDPKHGVRFNPYKFLLDPYGKGIDGSMELTPAAFSYECDVVDRKVIGSAYGAMSTVDSLGHMPVSVAIDDRDTHKHEGDPQHPHVPWRKTVIYEMHVKGFTANAPWLPESLRGTYAGLAHPTTLAYLQGLGITSIELLPIMAKQDELFLQEHGRKNYWGYSTLSYFAPEPSYATKAAQEKGAAAVRQEVIDMVRALHEAGFEVIMDVVYNHTCEGGVEGPTVCWRGLDDLAYYRHQKSNTGRLEDTTGCGNTLDFTNTHVVTFAIDSLRYWAKRIGIDGFRFDLGVTLARLEGEFTHHHPFLYALRSDLLLGNLKLIMEPWDLGNLGWRTGQFSVPFAEWNDRFRDTARTFWLEDVDGGSDFGRISLQEMATRLCGSADLFATEPGRGAPASINFVSCHDGFTLTDLTRYRSKHNEANGENNNDGSSVNHSANFGVEGVTDDPDVIAAREQAAMNMIGMLLLSLGTPMMLAGDEFRNTQDGNNNAYCQDNDITWLKWDWMYSTNKTREMRRLETVSRLVALRKSLDLYHHEDFFTRLTQIGLLKPSSRVQWFLPDGTTPMERDWFDLGVRSFTMRLLSNSEVDVCIVVNGTADDRTFRLPPDTHWTPKWCSAEINGRRAGHGTQVEECDLNGDTTVWTQHVPDASETVLKMVEEVAMQRTESSTENEADTIKFAMPVTDHAANGTSSAPRDEVSADMPDAPVDDTPDTPVDDNVWTMPALSITLMKQV
- the rplM gene encoding 50S ribosomal protein L13; translation: MKTFTPKPADLTHDWYVIDATDVVLGRLATQAAILLRGKNKPTYAPHADSGNHVIIINADKIALTGNKMGKELYSHSGRPGGLRRDSYAELLEKNPERIIKNAVKGMLPKNRLAKVQLDRLRIFRGAEHPHTPQKPQVFEIAQVSQQAK
- the rpsI gene encoding 30S ribosomal protein S9 encodes the protein MAENTNDSQVVETEEELTNYTTETNAGAGTGTSAIEPGYGTGRRKEAVARVRLVPGDGKWTINGRTLEEYFPSKLLQREVNSPIVLLKLEGKFDAIVLVDGGGTTGQAGAIRLGVARALNAIDRDANRAALKKAGFLTRDARVVERKKAGLHKARRAPQFSKR
- a CDS encoding ROK family transcriptional regulator, with translation MRAMPSTAVKAHNRSAMAQYLYGHSHVTKQELERELGLSLPTITQNLHALEDDGLIRKGELQDSTGGRKAQNYEFNPDHRTAIGVVMRSNELRLCAINLYGNVIEKRNDALPYRNTNVYYQRIGGIINNFAADVEKKHGKVLGVSFAIQGILSPDATTIIFGTIMGNTGLTLETISQSVHYPCMMIHDSDASAMAELWFDSTLTDAVCVYLERRPGGAVIAGGKLYQGPNQCNGAIEHMTLVPGGRECYCGQRGCMDTYCSPETLPEDYESIPGFFSVLEQGERHHRERMDEWLDYVAQAIVNARSIIAGDVIVGGEAAQHLEDSDIEDLKTRVIARSPFGTDHFNLRKSYCAEDQNIIGAALRFAENYLDGICGAAERGRKSRASTKSDNTSTMEV